The genomic segment AAGAAGCGGGCGAGTTGGTGTCCACCGGTGACCTTGCCGGTGAAAGATTTTTGTGTACCCCCGCAATCTCGAACGGAGCATTGTATGTTCGCAGCGATGCGACGCTTTGGAAGATTGCTGAGAAACCGTAGTTGAAAATGATCCGGATTCCAGAGCGAGGCCGACGGGTTCCGATGTCGTCTCGGTGATGTCTAACGAAGGGTAATTGCATGTCTCATGCGTGCCGAGGTGTGATGTTTTTGGCTTTGATCGCCAGCGCGAGCGCTGCGCAGGCGGCGGCGAAGATTGAACTGACATCCCCGTTGCCCTATCAGGTTGTGCAGCGCGAAGGATTCGAGTCGCAGACCTCACACGAACACAATCCGACCGGATCAACGCTCGGATACGCCGATGTGGATGTGATGGGATCAATTCCAGAAGGGGTTACAGGACGTTGGGAATTCCGCGTCCGGCCGCTGCAGTCGGCGTTTGGAACGGGATCCGACTGGATGCCGCTCGACGTAGAGGTCGAAGGGAAAACCTTTCGCGCCCCCGCCGAAGTGAATGCAGGCGGTTGGTATCGACTTGAAGTGCGCTGCGTCGATCAAGAAACGACGGTGGCAGAAGGAGTTGTTGAGCCATTCGGGATCGGCGAGCTGTTTGTCGTTGCCGGGCAATCGTATGCCGCCGGCGCCAATGATGAGCTGCAGAAAGTCGCCGATCCGCAAGGTCGTGTCTCGGCATACGACTGGCATACCAAACGCTGGCAGCTTGCCAACGACCCTCAGCCGAATGTTGGTGATGGAGGTACGATCTGGCCCGCGCTCGGTGATTTGCTCGTGCCGACCCTGCGTGTTCCTGTCGGATTTGTGAACGTCGCCGTGGGAGGGACATCAACGAAGCAGTGGATGCCTGACGGTGAATTGCACAAACGACTCGTTGCCGTCGGAAATGATGTCGGTGCGTTCCGTGCCGTTCTCTGGCAACAAGGAGAGTCGGACGTGATCGAAAAGACGCCAACAGACGTCTACATCAAGAACATGAACCGGATTCGTGACGTGGCGGCTCGGGCCTGGCATTTCGAGCCGAACTGGCTGCTCGCTAAATCGACGTTGCACCCCACCGTTTACAACGATCCTCAAGGAGAAGAAAACATTCGAATGGCGATCCACCAGTTGTGGAAGCGCCCCCATTTTGCGCCGGGCCCTGACACCGATCTACTGTCCGGCGAAAACCGCGGTGACATCAACTCGCGTCGCCACTTCTCCCCAGTGGGTCAACGCCGCGCCGCCTTGTTATGGTTCGTCGCGATCTGGAACGAAATCGAAAAACAATCGCGCTGAGTGCGTCTGGCAATCACCACTCTCTGTGTCTCCCCTCCTCCACTGTGGACCCGAAGTACGCCGAACGTCCAAGTGGGGCCAGCGGGGGGAGGGGGAGGCACGGAGACACAGAGATTACGATGGCGTGGCTCGATTTTTCGCGATCAGTGACAAGAACTCGAAGATTAAATTGACACCTAAAATTGCTGTGATTCCGGCGGAATCGAATGGGGGCGAAACCTCAACCAGGTCGAAACCTTTGAGGTTCAGACCATGCAGTCCACGAATCAGTCGCAGCATCTCGTAACTTGTGAATCCACCAACTTCCGGGGTGCCCGTACCAGGTGCAAATGCCGGGTCGATCGCATCGATATCCAGCGTGACATACGTCGCGCGATTGCCGACACGGCAGTGGATCTCTTTCAGGACGGCGTCGAGTCCCACCTGATGAAATTCATCGAACGTGATCATTCTCGCCCCCAACTTGAGCGCGTCCTCATAGTCTTCGGGTCCATTCGTTGGACCACGAATTCCGATCTGAACATAGGCGGCAGGATCGATCAGCGACTCTTCCATGGCGCGTCGAAACGGCGTGCCATGGCTAAAAGGCTGCCCAGGATATTCGGAATCCCAGGTGTCGGGATGAGCGTCGAAATGCACGACTGCCATCGGTCCATGTTTTTTCGCATGAGCCCTGAGCAGCGGCAATGAAATTGAATGATCACCACCGATGGAGACCAGAAGTGATCCGCTCTCGACGATCGCAGTGGCCTTCTTTTCAATTTCTTGATGTGTGGCTCGGATGTCAGGTGGTACGACGTCCGCATCACCTAGGTCGGCGATGCGTAGCTGCTTGAACGGCGCGACCCGCTGCGAATTGTTGTAGCCCCACAAGAGCATCGATTGCTCACGGATCGCGCGGGGGCCGAACCGCGTGCCGCTACGGTACGAGACCGATCCATCGTATGGAATCCCCAGAATGGAAACGTCGTACCCCGTCGCGTCGGTCGCCAGGGGGGCTCGGCCGAATGTGGCGATTCCAGCATAGGGTTGAGCGGCAAACACGGGAGTCGTCATGACAGAGCCTTTGCAAGTGGGATAATGTCGCAGGCGACATCAAGCTTTCGATGGCGAATGGGCAAGTGGCGACTGAACCCGTTTCAGCAGGCCCTTTCGTCCCCATTCCATCAAGATGTCGTGGTTCCATTCAAACAGCGGTCGGGCGATGGGAGCCAGCCAGATCATCCACTTTTTCTTGGCGGCGACATTCCAGTCATATCGGACGTGCGTGATGCCGTTGTCGTAGGAAAGTTGCCAGCAGCCATCGCCTTCCAGTTCACCTGTCGCGTGTCCTTCGATCCGCGAGTACGGCTTGATCAGCGTGCTTTCCATGGTGAACGTCAACCGATAGGGCAGGCGACTGCACCACGTGTAGCGACGCCTGGCCCCGTGACCCATTTCGTCGATTCCCGGCTGCACAAGTTCCACCTTTTCCATGCCGCGCCACCAACTTGGCCAGTCGTCAGGCCGCATTAATTCCACCCACACGCGTTCGATCGGGGCAGGGATCTCCCACCGAGAAACGAACTCGTAGCGATTAGAATCGGCTATCGAAATTTGTGGCATAACACCTTTCGCTCAGGCTGAGTCAGACTTTGAAGATAGATTCGACGTTGCCTCGCAGAATCTGACGTCCCAATAAAAGGGCTTCGTCCTCACTCCATTTCCGTGCGATGACAAAGTCTTGGGCCAGAACGCGCGAGAGGCATTCGCGGTACATATTGAACTTGGGCCAGGCAAATTCCAGCTTGTACATGTCACTGTAGTAGCCGATCTGTTTGTTTCGCGGCACTGCCTGCAATCGGGCCCGTGTATCCAATTCAATGAACGCCGGAATGTTTGAATACCACCAATGCGCGTTCGTGACCACGTTCGGGAAGATCCAACTGTAGCTGACCAGTTCTTGATTGCTGACCTGGGCCAGTACCGAGACAGGGAATGTCACTTGCGGAAAGGCGTTGAACAAGTCCTTGTACTGAATCAGCGATACCCGCTGGTCAAACAGGTCCTGGCCTTGAAAAACACCGTTTGGATAGACGCGTCGATTGACTCCGATCATCAGATCGAATGGCAGTTTGTACTCGGCACAAAATTCGGCGATGGTCCAGAACACGAATTCCTGTCCCAAGCGTCGATGGGACGAGATTTCTCCGGGGACCGTATCGGCATCAATGAATGCAGCATTGAAGTGCTGTGCCAAGTCCTCCGACTTGGCGGGGCGACGTGGCGAAAAGCTCGGGGGCAGACTGATCGCACAGGCTTTCACCCCGTGACGGACGAAATGTTCGAACAACTTGCCGATCGCCTGTCGGATTTTGTCGGGGCTTGTTGCCTCAATGCCCGTTGCTTTGGCGAGCCGCTGCCGGACGGTTGGGTTCGAAAAATGAAACACCAGATCGTCGGTTCGCAAGCAAGGGATATAACGCTTTAAGTCAAACCCCGTCAGCGGGTCGTCGAAATCGTTCGTCAGAAAGACACGCTCAATCCCTGATTGCTTCAAACATTGATCTTCCCAGTCCGGTTCAGCCATTTTCGCGGCCGCGCGATCGTACAAGGCCTCCCAGTTTGCGGGTGTGATTCGGTCGTCGGAAAAACCGAAAAACTTGCGGCACAGCTCGACCAACCAGCCCACTTGAACCGTGTTGTCCAGGTGAACGAGAGATTCGACGAGCCGCCCGACTTTGGTCTTGGGGTCAAGGCCCGGTTCTTCGATTTGTGACTTGGGCATTCCCGCCGAATGGGCAAGTTCGGTGTAGTAGTGGTATCCCATGATGTCCGCGAGCGTTTTCGACGCAGGCGCGTGCGGATTAATGTGAGTGTGGGGATCGACCAGGGCAAGCTTGGTCAATTCGTTCAACAGTCGTTGCACCAATTGTTCTGACATGCAGGGCCTCTGCCGATGTGGAAGTGAGTTGGCAAATGAATTCTAGTGGCAGTTTGGCGGGGACGGTCGGCGGTTGCAACTCGCACCAGATCCTCTTGATTTTCGAGTAGCCGAATCGCATGCTGCCACGGCAGACACATCTCGCAGAAGGGCTTGCTTTGAATCCACACGAGTTCGATGAAATTCACAAAATGCTGTTTCGCCTGGGGCTCGCGACCGTCCTTGGCGGAGTCTTAGGTATTGACCGAGACCTTCACCGCAAGCCAGCAGGCGTGCGCGTGCTGGCGATGGTCTGTTTGGGGTCCGCTGCGATCACCATGGCCAGTATCGCTGCGATGGCTGTTCCTTCAAAAACACCCGTCGATGGTGTCTTGCGAACGGTGCAGGGGGTTCTCTCGGGAATTGGATTTCTGGGAGCTGGCGTCATTATGCGAGCTCCTGGAAAAGAACAAGTGCACGGTATTACGACGGCATCTTCGATTTGGATCTCGGCCATTCTGGGCATGGTCTTTGGCTTGGGCCAATGGGAACTGGGCCTGACTTCGTTTGTACTCGCGTGCGGAGTTTTGGTGATCGGCCGAAGAGTTGAGGCCTTGGTTCTGAAGTTTGCCCCATCGCCCGATGCGACTTCGTCGAGTCCCGTATCTCAACAGGACTGAGTGGGCAATATGAGCACCGGAAATCGTCCCTCACCACAACCAGGACTCACGCGGATAGATCGCCGTGCCGCCGGTAAGGCTGTCCGTGAATCCATTCCACGATCTGCACATGCCGCCTGGAAGCCATCAGCGGATCGTCCCGACATTGTTTCCCTGCTCGAAGAGTCCAATCGAGATCGCATCGAAGAGCTAGTTCCCCTGCGATACGGGCGGATGCTGCAGTCCCCGCTGGCCTTTTTGCGTGGTTCGGCAATCGTGATGGCGCGCGATTTATCAGACCTGGCCAATACGGGGATTCGGCTGCAGATCTGCGGAGACTGCCATCTACAGAATTTTGGCTGGTTCGCGTCGCCAGAGCGGAATCTGTTGTTTGATGTCAATGATTTTGACGAAACACGGAACGCACCTTGGGAATGGGATTTGAAACGCCTCGCGGCCAGCGTGATCCTGGCAGCGAGAACGCTCAAGGCGTCGGCCGCGAATCAGCGACAACTGGTGCAAGCGGTCGTACAAGAGTATCGCGATCGTTTGGCTGAATACGAACCATTATCGCCCCTGCAGGCCTGGTACGCTCGCCTGGATGCCCAGGCATTGTTGAATCGTGCGGCCGCGGTAGATTCTGTGAAGCGTGCGCAGGCCATGATCGATGCAGCCCGCCAGCGGACGATTGATTCTCTGTTGCCCAAATTGACCGAGCGTGTCGAGGGCGCATTGCGGTTCAAAGATCGCTCTTCGTTGTTGACGCACGCCAAAGAAGGTCAGGGCTATCTCGACAAAATTCAGAAACTGATGATCGGTTACCGTTCGACGCTTTCAGACGAGCGACAATTGCTGCTCGACCGTTACAGGCTGGTCGATGCGGCTCATAAGGTCGTAGGCATTGGCAGCGTCGGATTGCGGTGCGGCATTCTCCTTTTACTCGACCCTGACGATGATCCGCTCGTGCTCCAGATCAAAGAGGCGCGGGCGAGCGTGCTGGAGAAATATGTCGGCCCCAGTGCTCGCACCCATCACGGTCATCGGATCGTTCACGGACAACGGGTCATGCAGTCGGCGAGCGACATTTTTCTGGGGTGGGCCAACGATGCCAAGGGTCGCAGCTACTACTTTCGTCAGTTGCGTGACATGAAATTGTCATTGAACGTCGATCGCATGTCGTGGCCCGAATTGCAGGACTACTGCCAACTTTGCGGTTGGGCTCTCGCTCGAGCTCACGCCAAAGCTGGCGATGCCTCGGCTATTGTCGGGTACGTCGGCAACGGCGATCCATTTCAGGATGCCATCAGTGAGTTCGCGGCTGCCTATGCGGATCAAACGGAACTTGATTTCGAAACCTTGCAAAATGCGGCAAAATCAGGCCGGATTCAAGCTGTCGCAACACCCGATCCTTCCATAGTTGTATCGGATTGAGGTGGTTTCGTGATTTGTAAGGCGTTTTTTGATAATGGGTTGTGGCGATTTTTGGTTTTGCGAAGCGATGCTCGCGCGTGACTTCAGGTTTACCGAAGTCGTTCGGGTTGCCACATCGAGCCCCGTTTTTCTCTGCCTGAATCACCCGTACAATCCCTCTGGTCTGAACCGATTGCCAGCTTTTTGAGTGCAATCTGTACTGATCACGTAATCCCAAAAGCTTGACAAACCAATGGTTGTCGATATGTTGAAGAGTCGGTGTCCTGCCTGATTGCCCCGCCTTTGCACCTGCAAGATGTAGCCACGCCTCGAATTTTGACTGGTATTCGCCTTCAAGATGACTCCCGCGGATTGAAGCGATATCCCCACCAGGAGAGAGTCCCCATGAGAACTCAAGCGTCGACTGTTCGCATTTGGCTGACCGGTATTCTGGCTTTGGGAACCTTGGTGTGTTCAACACCCAACTCTGCGTATTCCGCGACGCCCAAGGGCTTAGGTGATCCCGGTCAACTGACGGGTCTGCGGCTTGAGCCGAATCTCGACTCGAAGGGAATTACGCTCCGCGGGCGAGATGGTCGTCAACAGTTGTTCGCGACTGCGGTCTATTCCTCCGGACAGCTTCATGATTTCACCCGCAAGGTCCAGTACACCTCGGAACCGGCCGGGATTGTCCAGGTCGACGCCGCTGGTCACATGACGCCGCTTCGCGATGGGATGACGGTTGTCACCGCTGTCGCATCCGGCGTGGAAGCGCATCTGCCGGTTTCTGTCACCGGTTTGACCAACGATATTCCCGTCAACTTTCCGAATCAGATTACGCCGATCTTTACCAAGCTGGGCTGCAATAGTGGTGGTTGTCACGGCAAGGCGAGCGGTCAAAACGGATTCAAGCTGTCTCTGCTGGGTTTCTACCCCGAAGACGATCACGAGTTTCTAGTCAAAGAAGATCGTGGTCGCCGCATTTTCGTTCCGTCGCCAGGTCAAAGCCTGCTGCTCACCAAACCGGTTGGCAAGTCGCCACATGGCGGTGGAAAGCGAATGGATGTCGATGGATACGAATATCGATTGATCCAACGCTGGATCGAGCAGGGCATGCCTTACGGTGACGCGAAGGACCCTTATGTGGTCGGAATCAAGTGCCTGCCCGAAGGCCGTGTGATGGATCGCGGCGCCGATCAGCAGATTACCGTCATTGCGATGTATAGCGATGGATCGACGGAAGACGTCACGCGAATGGCGTTGTACGAAGCCAATGATCCTGAAATGGCCGAAGTGACCGTCACGGGTTTGGTGAAGACATTGGACCTTGCTGGCGAAGTGGCGATCATGGCCCGCTATCAGGGACAGGTCTCTGTGTTCCGCTCGACAATTCCGTTGGGTGCGGAAATTGCCGTGAAACCACCCGTTAAGAATTTGGTCGATCAGGCCATCGTCTCCAAACTCGACCTGCTCGGCATTCCCGCCTCGCCGGTTTGTGATGACGGGACGTTCCTGCGACGCGTCTCAATCGATATCACGGGCACGCTGCCAACCGCGAGT from the Schlesneria paludicola DSM 18645 genome contains:
- a CDS encoding DUF2252 domain-containing protein gives rise to the protein MSTGNRPSPQPGLTRIDRRAAGKAVRESIPRSAHAAWKPSADRPDIVSLLEESNRDRIEELVPLRYGRMLQSPLAFLRGSAIVMARDLSDLANTGIRLQICGDCHLQNFGWFASPERNLLFDVNDFDETRNAPWEWDLKRLAASVILAARTLKASAANQRQLVQAVVQEYRDRLAEYEPLSPLQAWYARLDAQALLNRAAAVDSVKRAQAMIDAARQRTIDSLLPKLTERVEGALRFKDRSSLLTHAKEGQGYLDKIQKLMIGYRSTLSDERQLLLDRYRLVDAAHKVVGIGSVGLRCGILLLLDPDDDPLVLQIKEARASVLEKYVGPSARTHHGHRIVHGQRVMQSASDIFLGWANDAKGRSYYFRQLRDMKLSLNVDRMSWPELQDYCQLCGWALARAHAKAGDASAIVGYVGNGDPFQDAISEFAAAYADQTELDFETLQNAAKSGRIQAVATPDPSIVVSD
- a CDS encoding glucuronate isomerase; its protein translation is MSEQLVQRLLNELTKLALVDPHTHINPHAPASKTLADIMGYHYYTELAHSAGMPKSQIEEPGLDPKTKVGRLVESLVHLDNTVQVGWLVELCRKFFGFSDDRITPANWEALYDRAAAKMAEPDWEDQCLKQSGIERVFLTNDFDDPLTGFDLKRYIPCLRTDDLVFHFSNPTVRQRLAKATGIEATSPDKIRQAIGKLFEHFVRHGVKACAISLPPSFSPRRPAKSEDLAQHFNAAFIDADTVPGEISSHRRLGQEFVFWTIAEFCAEYKLPFDLMIGVNRRVYPNGVFQGQDLFDQRVSLIQYKDLFNAFPQVTFPVSVLAQVSNQELVSYSWIFPNVVTNAHWWYSNIPAFIELDTRARLQAVPRNKQIGYYSDMYKLEFAWPKFNMYRECLSRVLAQDFVIARKWSEDEALLLGRQILRGNVESIFKV
- the speB gene encoding agmatinase, with product MTTPVFAAQPYAGIATFGRAPLATDATGYDVSILGIPYDGSVSYRSGTRFGPRAIREQSMLLWGYNNSQRVAPFKQLRIADLGDADVVPPDIRATHQEIEKKATAIVESGSLLVSIGGDHSISLPLLRAHAKKHGPMAVVHFDAHPDTWDSEYPGQPFSHGTPFRRAMEESLIDPAAYVQIGIRGPTNGPEDYEDALKLGARMITFDEFHQVGLDAVLKEIHCRVGNRATYVTLDIDAIDPAFAPGTGTPEVGGFTSYEMLRLIRGLHGLNLKGFDLVEVSPPFDSAGITAILGVNLIFEFLSLIAKNRATPS
- a CDS encoding SRPBCC family protein, producing the protein MPQISIADSNRYEFVSRWEIPAPIERVWVELMRPDDWPSWWRGMEKVELVQPGIDEMGHGARRRYTWCSRLPYRLTFTMESTLIKPYSRIEGHATGELEGDGCWQLSYDNGITHVRYDWNVAAKKKWMIWLAPIARPLFEWNHDILMEWGRKGLLKRVQSPLAHSPSKA
- a CDS encoding MgtC/SapB family protein, producing MLFRLGLATVLGGVLGIDRDLHRKPAGVRVLAMVCLGSAAITMASIAAMAVPSKTPVDGVLRTVQGVLSGIGFLGAGVIMRAPGKEQVHGITTASSIWISAILGMVFGLGQWELGLTSFVLACGVLVIGRRVEALVLKFAPSPDATSSSPVSQQD
- a CDS encoding sialate O-acetylesterase, with product MSHACRGVMFLALIASASAAQAAAKIELTSPLPYQVVQREGFESQTSHEHNPTGSTLGYADVDVMGSIPEGVTGRWEFRVRPLQSAFGTGSDWMPLDVEVEGKTFRAPAEVNAGGWYRLEVRCVDQETTVAEGVVEPFGIGELFVVAGQSYAAGANDELQKVADPQGRVSAYDWHTKRWQLANDPQPNVGDGGTIWPALGDLLVPTLRVPVGFVNVAVGGTSTKQWMPDGELHKRLVAVGNDVGAFRAVLWQQGESDVIEKTPTDVYIKNMNRIRDVAARAWHFEPNWLLAKSTLHPTVYNDPQGEENIRMAIHQLWKRPHFAPGPDTDLLSGENRGDINSRRHFSPVGQRRAALLWFVAIWNEIEKQSR